Proteins from one Elgaria multicarinata webbii isolate HBS135686 ecotype San Diego chromosome 3, rElgMul1.1.pri, whole genome shotgun sequence genomic window:
- the QRICH1 gene encoding transcriptional regulator QRICH1 — protein MNNSLENTISFEEYIRVKARTIPQHRMKEFLDSLASKGPEALQEFQQTAATTTMVYQQGGNCIYTDSTEVAGSLLELACPVTTSVQQQTQQEQQIQVQQPQQVQVQVQVQQSPQQVSTQQLSPQLTVHQATEQPIQVQVQIQGQAQQQASQTIQGQALQSPSPSQLQAAQIQVQHVQTAQQIQGAEIQEEHIQHQQIQAQLVAGQAIAGGQQIQIQTVGALSPPPSQQGSPREGERRISTASVLQPVKKRKVDMPITVSYAISGQPVATVLAIPQGQQQSYVSLRPDLLTVDSAHLYSATGTITSPTGETWTIPVYSAQPRGDLQQQNITHIAIPQEAYNAVHVSGSPTTLATVKLEDDKDKMVGGASVVKNSHEEVVQTLANSLFPAQFMNGNIHIPVAVQAVAGTYQNTAQTVHIWDPQQQQSTPQEQGQQQQQQQLQVTCSAQTVQVAEVEQQPQPQPSPELLLPHSLKPEEGLEVWKSWAQTKNAELEKESQNRLAPIGRRQLLRFQEDLISSAVAELNYGLCLMSREARNNEGEPYDPDVLYYIFLCIQKYLFENGRVDDIFSDLYYIRFTEWLHEVLKDVQPRVTPLGYVLPSHVTEEMLWECKQLGAHSPATLLTTLMFFNTKYFLLKTVDQHMKLAFSKVLRQTKKNPSNPKDKSTSIRYLKALGIHQAGQKVTDDMYAEQTENPENPLRCPIKLYDFYLFKCPQSVKGRNDTFYLTPEPVVAPNSPIWYSIQPISREQMEQMLTRILVIREIQEAIAVANVTTMH, from the exons ATGAATAATTCCTTGGAGAACACCATTTCCTTTGAAGAATACATCCGTGTGAAAGCACGAACAATCCCCCAACATAGGATGAAGGAGTTCCTGGACTCCCTTGCCTCCAAGGGCCCAGAAGCCCTACAGGAGTTTCAGCAGACAGCTGCTACCACCACCATGGTATACCAGCAAGGTGGCAACTGTATTTATACAGATAGCACAGAAGTGGCTGGATCTTTGCTTGAACTTGCTTGTCCCGTTACAACAAGTGTCCAGCAGCAAACCCAGCAAGAACAGCAAATACAGGTGCAGCAACCCCAGCAGGTTCAG GTGCAAGTTCAGGTTCAGCAATCCCCTCAGCAAGTCTCCACCCAGCAGCTCTCCCCACAGCTTACTGTGCACCAAGCCACAGAGCAGCCAATACAGGTCCAAGTGCAGATCCAAGGCCAGGCACAACAGCAGGCCTCCCAGACAATACAGGGTCAAGCGCTTCAGAGTCCCAGCCCTTCTCAGTTGCAGGCGGCTCAGATCCAAGTGCAACATGTGCAGACTGCTCAGCAAATCCAGGGTGCAGAAATACAGGAGGAGCACATACAGCACCAGCAGATCCAGGCACAGCTTGTGGCAGGACAGGCTATTGCTGGAGGCCAACAGATCCAGATCCAGACAGTTGGGGCACTATCCCCTCCTCCATCTCAGCAGGGCTCACCACGGGAAGGCGAGCGAAGGATCAGCACCGCCAGCGTCCTCCAGCCAGTAAAGAAGCGCAAAGTGGATATGCCTATTACTGTGTCGTATGCTATTTCGGGGCAGCCGGTTGCCACAGTTCTGGCCATCCCCCAGGGCCAGCAGCAGAGTTATGTATCCTTAAGGCCGGACTTGTTAACAGTGGATAGTGCCCACCTGTACAGTGCCACTGGGACCATAACCAGCCCTACTGGGGAGACTTGGACCATCCCTGTTTACTCTGCACAACCACGTGGTGACCTACAGCAGCAAAACATAACCCATATTGCCATCCCCCAGGAGGCCTACAATGCCGTCCATGTCAGTGGCTCCCCAACGACTCTGGCCACCGTCAAGCTGGAAGATGACAAGGATAAGATGGTGGGAGGTGCATCAGTAGTGAAAAACTCTCATGAGGAAGTGGTGCAAACTCTTGCCAACTCCCTTTTTCCAGCACAGTTTATGAATGGCAATATCCACATTCCAGTGGCAGTGCAAGCAGTGGCAGGGACCTACCAGAATACAGCCCAGACGGTTCATATATGGGACCCTCAGCAGCAGCAGTCCACACCGCAAgagcaggggcagcagcagcaacagcagcagctgcaagTTACTTGCTCT GCCCAAACTGTTCAGGTTGCTGAAGTTGAGCAGCAACCACAGCCTCAGCCTTCACCTGAACTCCTCCTTCCACATTCTCTCAAGCCAGAGGAGGGACTAGAGGTGTGGAAGAGCTGGGCACAGACTAAAAATGCAGAGCTGGAGAAGGAGTCACAAAACAGACTTGCTCCTATTGGCA GACGTCAGCTGCTGAGATTCCAGGAAGATCTCATATCCTCAGCTGTGGCAGAGTTGAATTATGGACTGTGCTTAATGAGTCGTGAAGCTCGCAACAATGAAGGCGAACCCTATGATCCAGATGTTCTATATTACATCTTCCTGTGTATTCAAAAG TACCTATTTGAAAATGGGCGAGTTGATGACATTTTCTCTGATCTGTATTACATACGGTTCACTGAGTGGTTACATGAAGTTCTCAAAGATGTTCAGCCCCGGGTCACTCCTCTCG GCTATGTTCTTCCCAGTCACGTGACAGAAGAGATGTTGTGGGAGTGCAAGCAGCTGGGAGCTCACTCCCCTGCCACCTTGCTTACTACTCTCATGTTTTTTAATACAAA ATACTTCCTGTTGAAAACAGTAGACCAGCATATGAAGCTGGCCTTCTCAAAAGTCTTGAGACAGACCAAGAAGAACCCTTCTAATCCCAAGGATAAAAGTACTAGCATCCGGTACCTGAAGGCACTTGGCATACACCAGGCAGGCCAGAAAG TTACAGATGACATGTATGCAGAGCAGACGGAGAACCCAGAGAACCCCTTAAGGTGTCCTATAAAACTCTATGACTTCTACCTCTTCAAATG cCCCCAGAGTGTGAAAGGCCGGAATGATACATTCTATTTGACACCTGAACCAGTGGTGGCTCCCAACAGCCCTATCTGGTATTCCATCCAGCCAATCAGTCGAGAGCAAATGGAGCAGATGCTTACCCGGATTCTGGTGATACGAGAGATTCAGGAAGCTATTGCTGTGGCAAATGTCACCACCATGCACTAA